The genomic window TCCACCCTGGCCGTCTGCTTCTTCTACCTCCTCGCCCAGATGGCGGGTGCAGGCAGCTTGATTTCGCTCCTGCTGGGCATCAGCGACTGGGGCGGGCAAGCCTTGGTGATCATCGTCGTCGGTGCACTCATGATCATGTACGTACTGATCGGCGGCATGAAAGGCACCACCTGGGTGCAGATCATCAAAGCCATCCTGCTGATCGCCGGTGCTGCCGTGATGACCGCCATGGTGCTGGCCATTTACGGCTTCAACCTCTCCAGCCTGCTGGGTTCGGCCGCTGAGGCTGCCAACAACCCGAACATCCTCAACCCGGGACTGCAGTACGGCAAGACCGAAACGTCCAAACTGGACTTCATGTCCCTCGGACTGGCGCTCGTCCTCGGTACAGCCGCCCTGCCGCACGTCCTGATGCGCTTCTACACCGTTCCCACGGCCAAGGAAGCACGCAAATCCGTTGTCTGGGCGATCTGGTTGATCGGCCTCTTCTACCTCTTTACCCTGGTGCTTGGCTACGGCGCAGCTGCCTTGGTTGGCGCGGAAACCATCAAGTCCGCGCCCGGTGGAGTCAACTCTGCCGCACCCCTGCTGGCCTTCCACCTGGGTGGGCCGCTGCTCCTGGGCTTCATTTCGGCGGTCGCTTTCGCCACCATCCTTGCCGTAGTGGCCGGCTTGACCATCACGGCCGCTGCTTCGTTTGCCCACGATATCTACGCAAACGTCATCGCCAAGGGCAAGGCCGATGCAACCACCGAAGTGAAGGTGGCGCGCCGAACCGTTGTGGTGATCGGCGTCCTCGCGATTCTGGGTGGCATCTTTGCCAATGGCCAGAACGTGGCGTTCCTTGTGGCGCTGGCTTTCGCCGTCGCCGCCTCGGCAAACCTGCCCACGATCGTCTACTCCCTGTTCTGGAAGAAGTTCACCACCCAGGGCGCTGTTTGGAGCATGTACGGCGGCTTGGCTGCGGCCATCCTGCTCATCACGTTCTCGCCCGTGGTTTCCGGTGCCAAGACCTCCATGATCCCCGGAGCGAACTTCGCCCTGTTCCCGCTGAGCAACCCGGGAATAGTGTCCATTCCATTGGCATTCTTCCTGGGGTGGCTCGGAACTGTCCTGGACAAGCGCCGTGAAGATCCGGCCAAGCAGGCGGAGATGGAAGTGCGCTCGCTGACGGGTGTCGGTGCAGAGAAAGCCGTAGACCACTAAGGCCGCGCAGAGATAGACCCGCCACCATAAAAGGCTCCGCCTGCGAACGCGCAGGCGGAGCCTTTTGTGTGCTGGGCTTTCGCCAGGCCGGGCACTTCCCTACTTCTTCAAGCTGAGCCATTCCCTCAGTTGTTCCAGGGGCCAGGTGGTGACG from Arthrobacter sp. StoSoilB20 includes these protein-coding regions:
- a CDS encoding sodium/solute symporter (Members of the Solute:Sodium Symporter (SSS), TC 2.A.21 as described in tcdb.org, catalyze solute:Na+ symport. Known solutes for members of the family include sugars, amino acids, nucleosides, inositols, vitamins, urea or anions, depending on the system.), with protein sequence MNTMVPAAVNVAALKDTTLLNMGIFALFVAVTMVIVFRASRNNKTAADYYAAGRSFTGSQNGTAIAGDYLSAASFLGITGAIAINGYDGFLYSIGFLVAWLVALLLVAELLRNTGKFTMADVLSFRLRQRPVRIAAALSTLAVCFFYLLAQMAGAGSLISLLLGISDWGGQALVIIVVGALMIMYVLIGGMKGTTWVQIIKAILLIAGAAVMTAMVLAIYGFNLSSLLGSAAEAANNPNILNPGLQYGKTETSKLDFMSLGLALVLGTAALPHVLMRFYTVPTAKEARKSVVWAIWLIGLFYLFTLVLGYGAAALVGAETIKSAPGGVNSAAPLLAFHLGGPLLLGFISAVAFATILAVVAGLTITAAASFAHDIYANVIAKGKADATTEVKVARRTVVVIGVLAILGGIFANGQNVAFLVALAFAVAASANLPTIVYSLFWKKFTTQGAVWSMYGGLAAAILLITFSPVVSGAKTSMIPGANFALFPLSNPGIVSIPLAFFLGWLGTVLDKRREDPAKQAEMEVRSLTGVGAEKAVDH